From the genome of Methanofollis sp.:
CCCATCACCGGCGCCTTCCTCGCAGGCGTCGCCACACTCGTCGGCTACCTCTCCGAGCACGTCATAACGTGCCTCGTGCCCGCGTTCTTCATCGCGGGAGCGATCGGGGCCTTCGTCAAGAAGGACGCGATCCTGAAGTACTTCAGCCCTGACACGAAGAAGACGGTCAGTTACGGGATCGCATCGGTCTCCGGGACCGTGCTTGCAGTCTGTTCCTGCACGATCCTCCCGATGTTCGCCGGCATCTACAAGAAAGGGAGCGGCATCGGTCCGGCCGTCACTTTCCTGTACGCCGGGCCCGCGATCAACGTGCTCGCGATCATCTACACGGCAAAGGTGCTCGGCTTCGACCTCGGCGTGGCCAGGGCTATTGCGGCAGTGGCGCTTGCAATCGTCATCGGCCTCATCATGGCGACAATCTTCAGGGACCATGACGCCGGGGTGCGGGCGGCCGCACCCGCAAGGACGGCCCGGGCGGAGGAGGGCGGCAGGCCCTGGTGGGCGACCCTCGCCTTCTTCGCCTCCCTGGTCGGCATCCTCATCGTCGGTGCCTCGCAGATCCCCTGGACCATCAAGTTCCCGGTCGTCTACCTGCTCACCCTCGTCGTCGCCGTGCTCGTCATCTACACCTTCGAGAGGGACGAGGTGACAGACTGGGCGTACGAGACCTGGGACCTGACAAAGAAGATCTTCCCGATCCTGATCGCAGGCACCTTCGTCCTCGGCATGCTCGCCTACTTCCTGCCGCCCGAGACCTTTGCCCCGTACTTCGGGAACAACTCGATCGGGGCGACCCTGCTCGCGGCAATCGTCGGCGGCATCCTGTACATGCCGACCCTCCTGGAGGTGCCGATCATCGGCACGACCTTCGGCTACAGCTCGGGCATGATGGCAGGCGGCCCTGCCCTCGCCCTCCTCCTTGCCGGGCCGAGCGTGAGCCTCCCCTCCCTCCTGGTCATCTCGCGGGTGATGGGAGCGAAGAAGACGGTCGTGTACGCCGTGCTCGTCATCCTGTTCTCGGCCCTGGCCGGGTTCGTGTACGGGAACATCATGGGGTGAAAAAAAATCATGCACGAAGACAGACCATGCTGTGCGGCAGAGGCCCTCAGGCGCATCAGACAGGTGAATGTCGGCGGTGTCGTCGTCGGGCTCTCGATGCTTGATAAAGTCATCGCGGATGTGGAGGCGCTCGGGCTCGCCTCCGAGGTCCGCCTCTCCGATGAACTGGTGAAGAGAACAAAGGTCTACAACTATATCCCGAAGAGCGCGGAAAGTATGTACGGAGAGGCGCTCCTTGCGGTCTACCAGAATGAGGTGAAAAACCATGACAAAGATTGAGATATTCGGCACAGGCTGTGCAAAGTGCATGAGAACGGCAAAGAACGTTGAAGCAGCGGTGAAGGAACTCGGCATCGAGGCCGAGGTCGTCAAGGTCGAGGAGATCGACGCGATCACCGACCGGGGCGTCATGCTCACCCCGGCGCTCGCGGTGAACGGCGAGGTCGTGGTCGAGGGCCGCGTCCCGACCGTCGACGAGATCAAAGAGATCCTCTCGGAGGTGGCCTGATGGCAGGATGCAGTTGCGGCTGCGGCAGCGACTGTGGAGAGGGCGACGGGAAGAAGAGGATCATCTTCGCCTGCGCCGGCGCCTCCAATGTCGGGCAGATCACGAACATCGCCGCGATCCAGTTATTTGTCGAGGGCTTCGGCAGTCCGGCCTGCACGGCGCAACTCGCCACCGGCGCCGGCCCGGTGAAGAGGAAGTGTG
Proteins encoded in this window:
- a CDS encoding permease, whose protein sequence is MIDPITGAFLAGVATLVGYLSEHVITCLVPAFFIAGAIGAFVKKDAILKYFSPDTKKTVSYGIASVSGTVLAVCSCTILPMFAGIYKKGSGIGPAVTFLYAGPAINVLAIIYTAKVLGFDLGVARAIAAVALAIVIGLIMATIFRDHDAGVRAAAPARTARAEEGGRPWWATLAFFASLVGILIVGASQIPWTIKFPVVYLLTLVVAVLVIYTFERDEVTDWAYETWDLTKKIFPILIAGTFVLGMLAYFLPPETFAPYFGNNSIGATLLAAIVGGILYMPTLLEVPIIGTTFGYSSGMMAGGPALALLLAGPSVSLPSLLVISRVMGAKKTVVYAVLVILFSALAGFVYGNIMG
- a CDS encoding thioredoxin family protein, whose protein sequence is MTKIEIFGTGCAKCMRTAKNVEAAVKELGIEAEVVKVEEIDAITDRGVMLTPALAVNGEVVVEGRVPTVDEIKEILSEVA